The following coding sequences lie in one Spinacia oleracea cultivar Varoflay chromosome 1, BTI_SOV_V1, whole genome shotgun sequence genomic window:
- the LOC110797557 gene encoding uncharacterized protein yields MKSDQSQSLNMETVVLKVNVDCHGCRRKVKKILKKIEGVYAVHIDAEQQRAVVIGVADSDTLIKKLARSGKHAELWFPKSQQPDLNQELMSLGKTKNKNPVHNQSNNSRRAISVDQLMYLNGGGSFGSDWGFDQDMDMELEEAERPNFYLDPRINGDGNYENDIGSMISMMGIHDHDHDHHHHGYHDHRHQKYDVGGSFDSGRFQRFQNYPAGYGYQQQNPSPLMVENLLGSQFNQNPYGEWLRTNPQSVHAILNNNNKTHDAYARMYNHY; encoded by the exons ATGAAATCTGATCAAAGCCAATCCCTGAACATGGAG ACTGTGGTTCTGAAGGTGAATGTGGACTGCCATGGTTGTCGTCGAAAAGTTAAGAAAATTCTGAAAAAGATTGAAG GGGTTTATGCAGTACACATAGATGCAGAACAGCAGAGAGCCGTAGTTATAGGAGTTGCAGACTCGGATACATTGATCAAGAAATTGGCAAGGTCAGGCAAACATGCAGAGCTCTGGTTTCCAAAGTCCCAGCAACCAGACTTGAATCAGGAACTAATGTCTCTAGGTAAAACTAAGAACAAGAACCCAGTTCATAACCAAAGCAACAACTCAAGGAGAGCAATTTCAGTGGACCAACTGATGTACCTTAATGGCGGAGGATCGTTCGGCAGTGATTGGGGGTTTGACCAAGACATGGACATGGAGCTGGAAGAGGCAGAGAGACCAAACTTCTATTTGGATCCCAGAATTAATGGAGATGGAAACTATGAAAATGACATTGGTTCAATGATCTCCATGATGGGCATTCATGATCATGATcatgatcatcatcatcatggATATCATGACCATCGTCATCAAAAGTATGATGTTGGTGGTTCTTTTGACTCAGGTAGGTTTCAGAGATTCCAGAACTATCCAGCAGGTTACGGGTATCAACAGCAGAATCCCTCACCTTTGATGGTAGAAAACCTATTGGGTTCCCAGTTCAACCAAAATCCTTATGGTGAATGGCTCAGAACTAATCCTCAGAGTGTGCATGCAATCCTTAACAATAATAACAAGACGCATGATGCATATGCCCGTATGTATAATCACTACTAA